The Schistocerca gregaria isolate iqSchGreg1 chromosome 4, iqSchGreg1.2, whole genome shotgun sequence genome contains a region encoding:
- the LOC126266732 gene encoding uncharacterized protein LOC126266732: MKTTFAVVIAATCLAVSPGDAASMEGAFVNATRVIPAPSISYYSVNGTAMKEMMIAAVSSYLASMTAGIGFQTENSARGTYRQILNAQEGIEYTVINIQSGVNDSFDNTLLVLATAYRNFSSAVKGGLRSMKHFNSQGNLRTGAGQQKDSGIWTLDEAFVHLPETVAPDLQRLHGWILDFAYIGISNATAELPAVMEESRVTSLYPRAAAAMLLAYNYHQSYDQLFQEYSSPDIYSDYAAARDELLSLEIE; encoded by the exons ATGAAGACCACGTTTGCTGTTGTCATCGCAGCCACCTGTCTTGCCGTCTCCCCAG GGGACGCAGCTTCAATGGAGGGAGCTTTCGTGAATGCGACACGGGTCATCCCAGCTCCCAGCATATCATACTACTCTGTGAATGGTACAGCCATGAAGGAGATGATGATAGCCGCTGTCTCTTCTTACCTTGCCAGCATGACGGCCGGAATCGGCTTCCAGACAGAAAATTCAGCCCGGGGGACTTACAGGCAGATTCTCAACGCGCAGGAGGGCATAGAATACACTGTTATCAACATCCAGAGTGGAGTCAATGATTCATTCGACAACACCCTGCTAGTGCTGGCCACAGCCTACCGCAACTTCTCTTCTGCTGTCAAGGGGGGCTTGAGATCCATGAAACACTTCAATTCACAA GGAAACTTGAGAACAGGTGCTGGACAGCAGAAGGACAGTGGCATTTGGACTCTGGACGAGGCGTTCGTCCACCTGCCGGAGACAGTGGCACCAGACCTGCAGCGGCTGCACGGCTGGATCCTCGACTTTGCTTACATCGGCATCTCAAACGCCACTGCCGAGCTGCCGGCTGTCATGGAGGAAAGCCGGGTGACG TCGCTGTACCCTAGAGCGGCAGCTGCCATGTTGCTGGCGTACAACTACCACCAGAGCTACGACCAGCTGTTCCAGGAGTACTCCAGCCCAGACATCTACAGCGACTACGCTGCAGCTCGCGACGAACTGCTCTCCCTGGAAATTGAGTGA